The Paracoccus sp. TOH sequence AAACCCTGCGCCGCGGCTTCGCCGTCGTTCACGGTCCCGCAGGCCTGCTCACCTCGGCCGCGGAAGCGGCGCAAACCCCGCGCTTCGAGATCGAGTTCCACGACGGCCGCATGGCGGCCCGCCCCGACACGCCGCCGGCCAAACCCGCCCGCAAGCCAAGGCAGCCCAAGGGCCAGCCATCGCTGTTCTAGAAGCGGCGCCGGCGCGTCCCGCCGGGGACCGCGCCCCTAGCGCGCGATCTCGCGCGGCCGCAGCATCAGCCACAGAAGCGCGCCGCCCGCCAGCACCAGGAAGGGCAGCATGGCCAGGTTCACTGCGCTCCAGCCGGCCTGCGGCGAGCCGCCCATGCAGTTCATCAGCCCGCCCGAGGACAGCGAGGCCAGGAACACGCCGGAAAACACCACGGCGTCGTTCAGGCCCTGCACCCGCTCGCGCTCCTCGGGGCGATAGGCGCGGGTCAGCATGGCGGTGGCACCGATATAGCCGAAGTTCCAGCCCAGCCCCAGCAGGATCATCGCCAGGTAGAAATGCGACAGCTCGACCCCGGACAGCGCCACCGCCCCGGCGCCGGCCAGGATCGCCAGGCCCAGCATGACGATGCGGGTGGCGCCGAAACGGGCGATCAGATGGCCGGTGAAGAACGAGGGCGCGAACATCGCCAGCACATGGCCCGAGACGATGTTCGCCGCATCCGCCGTGGCGAAGCCGCAGCCCACCACCGCCAGCGGCGCCGAGGTCATCACCAGGTTCATCAGCGCATAGGAGACCATGCCGCAGATCATCGCCACGGTGATCTGCGGCACCCGCAACAGCGCACCCAGCGGCCGGCCCTCGGCATGGCCCCCGGCCGGGGCGGGCGGGCGCGGGATGTCGAGAAAGGCGAAGATCGCCGGGCCGAGCAGGTTCAGCCCGATGATGGCCGCATAGGTGGCCAAAAAGGGGATGGCGGTCAGGTCGGCGGTCAGCCGCACCAGCAGCGGGCCGGTGAAGGCGGCGGCAAGCCCGCCGGCCAGAACCCAGGAAATGGCGCGCGACTGGAACTCGGGCGGGGCGCAATCGGTGGCGGCGAAGCGGAAGAAGCCCTGTGCCGCCATATAGACCCCGGTGAACAGCGCGCTGGCGGTGAAAAGCCAGAAATTGCCCGCCGACAGCGCGTAGGCCGCGATCCCCGCCCCCAGCGCCGCCGAGCCGCAGGAGAGCAGGAACCCGGCCCGCCGCCCATGCCGGCGCATGAAGCCCGAAAGCGGCCGGGCTGACAGCGCCGAGCCCAGGATCATCATCGACAGGGGCAGGGTGGCGATGCAGGGATTGGGGCTGAGCATCTGGCCGGCCAGCCCGCCGACGATGAAGATCATCGACATTTGCGCCCCCAGGAGCGCCTGGGCCAGCAGCAGCACGATGACATTGCGCCGGGCGCGGCGCATGGCGTCGGGACCGGCAAGATCGGGTGCGGCGGTCATGTCAACGCGACGGCCTCACGGGCGCGGGTTTCGATGGCCTGCCAGTCGCCGGCGGCGACATCGGCATCGGGGGCGATCCAGCTGCCGCCGACGCAGACCACGTTCGGCAGCGCCAGGTAGTCGGGGGCGTTTCGCGGCGTCACGCCGCCGGTCGGGCAGAAGCCGACCTGCGGCAGCGGCCCGGCCAGGGATTTCAGCGATTTCGCCCCGCCCGCCGCCTCGGCCGGGAAGAATTTCAGCATGGAATAGCCCAGCTCCATCGCCCGCATCACCTCGGAGGCGGTGACCGCGCCGGGCAAAAGCGGCAGGCCGATCTCCTCGCAGGCCCGGGCCAGCCGCTCGGTCAGGCCGGGCGAGACGGCGAAGCTGGCGCCGGCATCCTTGGCGCGTTTCGCGTCGTCGGGGGTCAGCACCGTGCCGGCGCCGACATGCCCGCCGGGAACCTTCGCCATCTGGCGGATGACGTCGAGCGCGGCGGGAGTGCGCAGCGTGACCTCCAGCACCGGCAGGCCGCCTGCGACCAGGGCGGCGGCCAGCCCCTCGGCGCGGCCGGCGTCGCCCACGACCAGAACGGGGATCACCGGGGCGAGTTCGCAAAGCGCGCGGGTGTTCCGGGACTGGGTTTCGGGGGTCATGGCGGGCCTCGTTCTTGCGGAAACTGCCGGCAGGTTGCGCTTTTCCGCGCGGCTGCGCAAGGGTCGGTGTTAGCGTTAACTGCCGTCAAGGGGGCGGGCTTGCCGGGGCAGGGGCCGTCCGCCTCCCTGACGGCTGGCGCCGCCATTCACCCCGGCGGGGATTTCGGCAACGGAACGCCCCTCAGCCGCCGAAGCTGCTGCGCCCGCCCGAGCGGGCGGTGGAGGAAGCGCCGAAGCCGCCGCGCTGGCTGACCTGGGCGGCGCTCATCGGCGGCTTGCCGATGGTCGAGGGCGCGCGCTGGAAGGTCGTGGCCGACACCTTGCCGGCGCCGCGGTTGCTGGCGAAGCTCTGGTCGCCCTTGGGGGTGGAATAGCGGCCGTCGGCGGTGTTCACCATCGGCTGCGAGAAGATGCCGCCGCCGCGCGACAGCATCGAGCCCATCATGTAGCCGACCAGCAGCGGCATGAAGGAAAAGCCGCCGCCGGAATTCTGCGCCTCTTGCGTCGTCTGCGTGGGATCGCCGCCGCAATTGCCGGCGCCGTGTTCCTGCTCGCACAGTTCCTTGGATTCATAGCGCGGGGCGGTTTCCATGAATTCCTGCTGGGCGGCGGCGAAGTTCTTGCGGCAATCCTCCTCGGTGAACCACAGGGTTTCCTGCTTGCTGGCGGCGATGCAGCTTTCCAGGTCGGGAAAGCTCTGCGCGTCCATGCGGTCGTCCTCGCAGGCGGCCAGCGCCAGGGTGGCGGTTCCGGCCAGCACCAGGGCGACATGGCGGCCGCGCTTGCGGGTGGGGCGCTTGCCGGGATCGGAATTGGAGAATGCTTCGGTCATGGATCAGCCCTCGATGAAATGCGGCTTGAAGCGGGACAGGTTGTGGGTGATGCGCGAACGGTCCTCGCGCAGGCCGAGGCCGCAGCAGGCCTCGCCGACGATCCAGGCGCCGAGCACCGGATGGAAGCCGCCCAAATCCGGCAGCGGCGCCAGGGCCTGCACGATCATCGGGTGGTGCGAATAACTGTCGTCCTGGGTGCGCGCCACTTCGCGCCCCTGTTCGTTGATCACCACCCCCGCACCCTCGCGCGAGAAGATCGGCTT is a genomic window containing:
- a CDS encoding MFS transporter: MTAAPDLAGPDAMRRARRNVIVLLLAQALLGAQMSMIFIVGGLAGQMLSPNPCIATLPLSMMILGSALSARPLSGFMRRHGRRAGFLLSCGSAALGAGIAAYALSAGNFWLFTASALFTGVYMAAQGFFRFAATDCAPPEFQSRAISWVLAGGLAAAFTGPLLVRLTADLTAIPFLATYAAIIGLNLLGPAIFAFLDIPRPPAPAGGHAEGRPLGALLRVPQITVAMICGMVSYALMNLVMTSAPLAVVGCGFATADAANIVSGHVLAMFAPSFFTGHLIARFGATRIVMLGLAILAGAGAVALSGVELSHFYLAMILLGLGWNFGYIGATAMLTRAYRPEERERVQGLNDAVVFSGVFLASLSSGGLMNCMGGSPQAGWSAVNLAMLPFLVLAGGALLWLMLRPREIAR
- a CDS encoding DUF1190 domain-containing protein, which produces MTEAFSNSDPGKRPTRKRGRHVALVLAGTATLALAACEDDRMDAQSFPDLESCIAASKQETLWFTEEDCRKNFAAAQQEFMETAPRYESKELCEQEHGAGNCGGDPTQTTQEAQNSGGGFSFMPLLVGYMMGSMLSRGGGIFSQPMVNTADGRYSTPKGDQSFASNRGAGKVSATTFQRAPSTIGKPPMSAAQVSQRGGFGASSTARSGGRSSFGG
- a CDS encoding bifunctional 4-hydroxy-2-oxoglutarate aldolase/2-dehydro-3-deoxy-phosphogluconate aldolase, which translates into the protein MTPETQSRNTRALCELAPVIPVLVVGDAGRAEGLAAALVAGGLPVLEVTLRTPAALDVIRQMAKVPGGHVGAGTVLTPDDAKRAKDAGASFAVSPGLTERLARACEEIGLPLLPGAVTASEVMRAMELGYSMLKFFPAEAAGGAKSLKSLAGPLPQVGFCPTGGVTPRNAPDYLALPNVVCVGGSWIAPDADVAAGDWQAIETRAREAVALT